One stretch of Candidatus Obscuribacterales bacterium DNA includes these proteins:
- a CDS encoding S1 RNA-binding domain-containing protein produces MSFSSDDFAKALEQHDYTFQRGQTVRGKVAVHDTDGVYVDVGGKATAFLPADEVWLGSFKSLDEILPIGEEREFLIIREQNADGQVTLSVRQLQIQHRWDELQEFLDDGRTTQVRVSGVNKGGLNVDVDGLRGFVPRSHLVDKGNLEGLVGRFLTVTVLEVDRDRRRLVLSERVAARAASLGRLAVGQLVEGRVVGIKPFGVFVEFEGTTGLLHINQVSKNFVESLTTLFMVGQDVKAVILDLDTVKKRIALSTKVLENYPGEMLEKPADVMREADDRMEKVRQALLQEGLLVD; encoded by the coding sequence TTGTCTTTTTCATCAGACGACTTCGCTAAAGCCCTTGAGCAACACGACTACACCTTCCAGCGAGGGCAGACGGTACGTGGCAAGGTTGCGGTACATGACACGGATGGCGTCTATGTAGACGTCGGCGGTAAGGCAACGGCCTTTTTGCCTGCAGATGAGGTGTGGCTTGGATCCTTCAAAAGCTTAGATGAAATTCTGCCTATTGGAGAAGAGCGCGAATTTCTGATCATCCGTGAACAAAATGCTGATGGACAGGTCACCCTGAGTGTGCGGCAGCTGCAAATCCAGCACCGGTGGGATGAGCTGCAAGAGTTTCTCGACGATGGCCGCACCACCCAAGTGCGGGTGTCTGGGGTCAATAAGGGTGGACTGAATGTGGATGTGGATGGTCTGAGAGGGTTTGTACCCCGATCTCATCTGGTGGATAAAGGTAACCTCGAAGGTTTGGTTGGACGCTTTTTGACGGTGACGGTGCTGGAAGTAGATCGCGATCGCCGCCGCTTGGTTTTATCTGAACGCGTAGCAGCTCGGGCCGCTAGCCTCGGTCGCCTGGCCGTTGGGCAGTTGGTGGAAGGGCGCGTGGTGGGTATCAAACCCTTTGGTGTCTTTGTGGAATTTGAAGGCACCACCGGCCTGCTGCACATTAACCAAGTCAGCAAGAATTTTGTAGAATCCCTCACCACCCTCTTCATGGTGGGGCAAGATGTGAAGGCGGTGATTCTCGACCTGGATACTGTCAAAAAGCGCATTGCTTTGTCCACCAAGGTCTTAGAAAACTACCCTGGTGAAATGCTAGAAAAGCCAGCAGATGTGATGCGCGAAGCCGACGATCGTATGGAAAAAGTGCGTCAGGCCTTGCTGCAAGAGGGATTATTGGTAGATTAG
- a CDS encoding methionine gamma-lyase family protein, with product MDSFAKLHEAQQALSQIFAGIDTQVKEKLRRVLTAFRHHRVGVQHFAGVTGYGHDDLGRQVIDRVFAEVMQAEAAAVRVQFVSGTHAIASALYGVLRPGDEMVSVAGAPYDTLEEVIGLRGQGQGSLQEFGVHYRELALAQDGGIDWDTLATAIRPETRLVLIQRSCGYSWRPSLAIADIETIVHLVKRQNPNTICFVDNCYGEFVEDQEPTAVGADLMAGSLIKNPGGTIVPAGGYVAGKAELVEAAACRLTAPGIGLEGGATFNQNRLILQGLFLAPQMVGEAMKGNHLVSYVFHRLGYPVNPLPLAPRRDVIQAIQLGSPEKVIAFCRAIQAHSPIDSYVTPVPAGMPGYESDLVMAGGTFIDGSTSEFSADGPLREPYVVFCQGGTHWTHVAIALEAAIDAMSAI from the coding sequence ATGGACAGCTTTGCGAAGCTGCATGAAGCACAACAGGCACTATCCCAGATCTTTGCCGGAATTGACACCCAGGTCAAGGAAAAACTGCGACGAGTCTTGACGGCCTTTCGTCATCACCGGGTTGGGGTGCAGCACTTTGCTGGCGTGACGGGCTATGGTCACGATGATTTGGGGCGGCAAGTCATTGATCGGGTTTTTGCAGAGGTCATGCAGGCGGAGGCGGCAGCGGTACGGGTTCAGTTTGTATCTGGGACCCATGCGATCGCTTCTGCCCTATACGGCGTGCTGCGTCCAGGCGATGAAATGGTCTCGGTGGCCGGTGCGCCCTATGACACCTTGGAAGAGGTGATTGGGCTACGCGGGCAAGGGCAGGGGTCACTCCAAGAGTTTGGCGTGCACTACCGCGAGCTGGCGCTAGCCCAGGATGGCGGGATTGATTGGGATACCTTGGCTACTGCCATCAGGCCCGAAACCAGACTAGTGCTGATTCAACGATCCTGCGGCTATAGTTGGCGTCCCAGCTTGGCGATCGCCGATATTGAAACGATTGTCCATCTCGTCAAACGCCAGAATCCCAATACCATTTGCTTTGTGGATAACTGCTACGGCGAGTTCGTAGAGGATCAAGAACCCACAGCGGTGGGGGCTGACCTGATGGCCGGCTCACTGATCAAGAACCCCGGTGGCACGATCGTTCCGGCAGGTGGCTACGTAGCTGGCAAGGCAGAGCTGGTGGAAGCCGCTGCTTGTCGGCTCACGGCTCCGGGCATTGGCCTCGAAGGCGGTGCAACGTTTAATCAAAATCGCTTAATCTTACAGGGACTGTTTCTCGCTCCCCAGATGGTAGGAGAGGCGATGAAAGGCAATCATCTTGTCTCGTATGTGTTTCACCGATTGGGGTATCCGGTGAACCCACTACCGCTGGCTCCGCGACGGGATGTCATTCAGGCTATTCAGCTTGGATCGCCAGAGAAGGTTATTGCATTTTGTCGGGCTATTCAGGCCCATTCACCCATTGATTCCTACGTAACCCCAGTCCCCGCAGGAATGCCGGGTTATGAGAGTGACCTTGTCATGGCAGGAGGCACGTTTATTGATGGTAGCACGTCCGAATTTTCTGCCGATGGGCCGCTGCGGGAGCCCTATGTGGTGTTTTGCCAAGGAGGCACCCATTGGACTCATGTAGCGATCGCCCTTGAAGCAGCAATTGACGCCATGAGCGCTATCTAG
- a CDS encoding fatty acid desaturase, with product MTLATSVNLKPNWPVILFMAGVHLLALLALLPSNFSWIAVCLMLVMHFVTGCLGVTLGFHRLVTHRSFQAPKWLEYILVFFGSLAVQGGPIEWIGLHRHHHAYSDHDVDHHSSTKGFFWSHMVWMFYDVPAKQEIPRFTKDISSDPVYVFLENYFLLVQLALAVVFYLLGGWPFVIWGIFVRLVTVYHITWFVNSATHKFGYRSHESGDRSTNCWWVALLAFGEGWHNNHHAYQYSARHGLEWWEIDVTWMIIQLLAALGLATKIKLPPTLQNSKSV from the coding sequence ATGACGCTTGCCACTTCAGTAAACCTTAAACCCAACTGGCCTGTCATTTTATTTATGGCAGGTGTCCATCTACTCGCTCTGTTGGCACTGTTGCCCAGCAATTTTAGCTGGATCGCGGTGTGTTTGATGCTCGTGATGCATTTTGTGACGGGTTGCTTGGGCGTCACGCTAGGCTTCCACCGCCTCGTGACTCACCGGAGCTTTCAAGCCCCAAAATGGTTAGAGTACATCCTCGTCTTTTTCGGTAGCCTTGCGGTGCAGGGTGGCCCAATTGAATGGATTGGTCTCCACCGTCATCACCACGCCTACTCTGATCACGACGTCGATCATCATAGCTCAACCAAAGGCTTTTTCTGGAGCCACATGGTGTGGATGTTCTATGACGTTCCTGCCAAGCAAGAAATTCCTCGTTTTACAAAAGATATTTCTAGCGATCCAGTTTACGTATTCCTAGAAAACTATTTCCTCTTGGTGCAACTGGCTTTAGCTGTTGTGTTCTACTTGCTAGGCGGTTGGCCCTTTGTGATTTGGGGCATTTTTGTGCGCCTCGTCACGGTCTATCACATTACCTGGTTTGTGAATAGCGCCACTCATAAATTTGGCTACCGCAGCCATGAGTCAGGCGATCGCTCTACCAATTGCTGGTGGGTGGCGCTTCTGGCCTTTGGTGAGGGCTGGCATAATAATCACCATGCATATCAATATTCGGCGCGCCATGGACTAGAGTGGTGGGAAATTGACGTGACGTGGATGATCATTCAACTTTTAGCGGCACTAGGCTTGGCTACCAAAATTAAGCTACCGCCGACCTTGCAAAACTCAAAATCTGTTTAA
- a CDS encoding NYN domain-containing protein produces the protein MPRPTFRAVLLIDGYNMVGSWPDLKSARDRLGLEEARHQLIQLLLGYSVYQQYNTQIIFDAHYQGNPGSQEQISPHVAIQYTSYRQTADTYIEKTCAAFRHDLRRFEQRLIVATSDRAQQLTVMGYNAECMSAEKLLADIEAIAHRVQRQKSSAKASSRRLLSSRLDPAAQAKLAKLRLGLPTDLPPQSQRF, from the coding sequence ATGCCACGCCCAACCTTTCGAGCGGTTCTCCTGATCGACGGCTACAACATGGTCGGCAGTTGGCCAGACCTCAAATCTGCCCGCGATCGCCTGGGCTTAGAAGAAGCTAGGCATCAGCTCATCCAACTGCTCCTAGGCTATAGCGTCTACCAGCAGTACAACACCCAAATCATCTTCGACGCCCACTATCAAGGCAATCCTGGCAGCCAAGAGCAGATTTCTCCCCACGTTGCCATTCAATACACCAGCTATCGCCAAACCGCTGACACCTATATTGAAAAGACCTGCGCCGCCTTTCGCCATGACCTTCGCCGGTTTGAGCAGCGTTTGATTGTAGCCACCTCCGATCGCGCCCAGCAGCTCACCGTCATGGGCTACAACGCGGAATGTATGTCGGCCGAGAAATTGCTGGCAGATATTGAAGCGATCGCCCACCGGGTGCAGCGGCAGAAATCCTCCGCCAAGGCATCGTCTCGACGTCTCCTCTCCAGTCGCCTAGACCCCGCCGCCCAAGCCAAATTAGCCAAGCTACGCCTAGGGCTACCCACGGATCTGCCACCCCAATCCCAGCGATTTTGA
- a CDS encoding energy-coupling factor ABC transporter ATP-binding protein yields MTEAAIAIRDLQFYWDKQHPILQGCSLDVPKGEFWMLLGTNGSGKSTLLKLLSGLLQPQSGEIWAQSPIGYVFQNPDHQLVMPTVGADVAFSLVEEHLSLPKIHERVDEALAAVKLLHLKRRPIYALSGGQKQRIAIAGAIARHCQVLLLDEPTALLDADSQADLVIQVKKLVQERNITALWVTHRLEELDHCDGAFLLQQGRVVDQGDPERLKRQLMVHAS; encoded by the coding sequence ATGACTGAGGCTGCGATCGCCATTCGAGATCTCCAGTTTTACTGGGACAAGCAGCACCCCATCCTCCAGGGGTGTTCCCTCGATGTACCGAAGGGAGAGTTTTGGATGCTCCTGGGCACCAACGGTAGCGGCAAATCGACCCTGCTGAAGCTGCTCAGCGGTTTACTGCAGCCTCAGTCTGGTGAAATTTGGGCCCAGTCGCCCATTGGCTATGTCTTTCAAAATCCTGACCACCAATTGGTGATGCCCACGGTTGGGGCCGACGTAGCCTTTAGCCTAGTGGAAGAACATTTATCGCTGCCCAAGATCCACGAACGGGTGGATGAAGCCCTCGCTGCCGTTAAGTTGCTGCACCTGAAGCGCCGCCCCATCTATGCCCTCAGTGGCGGACAGAAACAGCGGATCGCCATTGCTGGAGCGATCGCCCGCCATTGCCAAGTCTTGCTCCTAGATGAACCCACGGCACTCCTAGATGCCGACAGCCAAGCCGATTTGGTGATTCAGGTGAAAAAACTGGTGCAGGAACGCAACATTACCGCCCTCTGGGTCACCCATCGGCTCGAAGAACTCGATCACTGCGATGGCGCATTTTTACTCCAGCAAGGACGGGTGGTGGATCAAGGCGATCCAGAACGGCTGAAGCGCCAGTTGATGGTACATGCCAGCTAG